The nucleotide sequence tggacggtccaggaatcagcatgcttttacatgagtagaatgtgtccttttatttcaagtgcatctctgggttatttgtggatcCTGACTGGTGTTTccacatgagtagaaggtgtgcttttatttaaaatgcctctctggttCATTTGTGAGGCATAGCaacttgttcttttttattttcaaaatataacctggaccccccccccacaaggtctgaggggcagtggaccggcccacagctgaaaaaagtttgctggcccctggtgacggtatagcttgtttagcttatacgctggatttacatataagctaaacaagctatagtgtttagggccccactctcttgggggccccaaaaaaatttaaaggaaaaaaaaaactcggtgtacatttccaaaatataagataaaaaacaaatgaaataaaacctaaatacagtggtgcctcgcaagacagaagtaattcgttctgcaagtgtctttgtatagcgaatttttcgtcttgcgaagcaccaaggcagaatagcggttttcgcggaaaaaaatattttcatcttgcgaggcaagcccattgacatttttgtcttgcggggcagccttccgctagcgaatgcctttcgtctagcgagtttttcgtctagcgaggcattcgtctagcggggcaccactgtacagcaacagtgttttgtgttgtgtaggctcctaggataTGAgaaatgggccccgcctgctagcctgctccctaaaatatcactgttttgctcctttctatatatagggtgcctacattctgcatagactggttgcacggcaagacgtgcaaatggctttagatacctattgggtccatcaattaccatatagcatacactcaacacaaaaaacagcgacaatttgttgttgacaaaggacagccggacatatcaagggccccattaccttcaggagcttagggcctcatcaaaccctgGTGATGGGGAGGTGTTTGTTGCAATAGCTGGAGGTGCAAGGAGATCAGAAGATCTTCACGGTCTATTTCTTTATTGGTTTGTAGTTCCTCTTATTGCCCTGCTCACGCCATCACCAATTGCCCTCGAAAACTTGGGCCTCTGGCCCTAACCggtcccctatgaaaaattttgCTGCTGCAATTACGGGGTGCAAAAAGGGGATTTCTTGATAGTGACACTCTTGCCCATCCTTCCAGCGGCGCATGTCCGGCTCTTCTGCAAAATGAATGTGCAAATCAGTGCAGTGAAAATATATAACACAGGTTTTTGGTGTGTGAAAATATATAAcacagggtttttttgtgtgtgttactgGTTTTCCGTAATGGGCACCTAGTTGGCCGCTTGGAGAACTGGGTGCCTGACCAGATGGGCCCTTGGACCTAACCCAGCAGCCCCTTTGTACCTTCTCCACCTCTGCTGAACCTCCGGAGATCCTCCGAAATATCTCCCTCCCGCCCACCCTTGTGCTTTATCTCCGCAGCCCTGACATGCAGCTCCTGCAAGGGGCGCTGGATGCAATGGGGAGACAGCTGCTACCTGCATACCTCCGAACCCATGCCCTGGAGAGACTGTTTGAGCCATTGCAAGTCACTCAAAAGTAGCCTCTTGACCGGGAGGACCAAAGGAGAAATGGTGAAAGCTCTTTGGAGTTGGCGGTGTGGGGTTCTGCTCCGGAACGGGGTTGGGGGATGGGGTGCACGTGCCTAGGGCAGAAATTGCATGAACCTCCACGACAGGTGTGCAGCTTTCACACAAACGTTCAGGTCTCGCACGCAACCCTGACACTCCTTCCGGGCTTGTTGCACGTTGGGACGTGATATTGTGCTTGAGATTTCTTATAGAAGAATAAGATAAACCCCTGTGTCTCAAACTACAAGCCTAGTGTGAAAGAGGCAACACGTGGAACgatgaatgatgggcacaattGTGTCTTTATGATTTGCAGCGAAGCaataatagctgtacaatctgagtaactAGATACATCCGGTGAGATAGAGTtccggataaatacactgtttcgacgtggtcttcttcagtatatcACTTAATGCAGTGCTCCCCAACCTTTTCATCGCCGCAGACCGGTCAACATTTGATCATTTTACTGCGGCCCGCTGAGGGGACGGATGGACGttgattgtttatattttagattgttttaataattttaatttaattgtttttaaacatgtcttcaaaataaaatacagttacaccTGGTTAACCTCTCACCCATGGAATGTCACACAAACCCAAGAGAAATACAccacagtaaataaaatggaaataatttaatgttCCTTGGGTGGCCCGGTACCATTTGATCCACGGACCGGTACCGGTCCGTGGCCCGGGGGTTGAGGACCACTGACTTAATGTACAtacatcttctctggagcagtggtcATACCCGTATGTAACCACTACCCtccactgctccagagaagatgtatgtacataagtgatatactgaagaagaccacgtcaaaacagtgtatttatccggaACGCCGTCTCACCGGATGTATCTagttactcagattgtacagctattattGCTTCGCTGCAAATCATAAAGACACaattgtgcccatcattcattggtctacgtgttgcctctttcACACTGAGATTTCTTATAAACAtggaactgtagtgttggaagccACCTCAAGGGTcttcaaacccctgcaatgcaggaatcacagccaaagcattcctgacagatggcagtccaacctctgcttaaaaacctccaaggaaggagagtccgcaacctccacagggagtccgttccaccgtcAAACGCCCCTTACTACCAGAAAATTCTTGATGTTGTTGGAATCTCCATTCCattaatttgaatccattggttcggcttctcctcttctccgggctaaacacccccagctccctcaactgttcctccttTGGCgctcaggagagagaaaagttaagCCTCCTTCCTGATATCGATAGGCAGGGATTTGTACATCCATCTTTCTGTTGATCAGTTGTTCAGCCCAGGCTTTTCAGtgcctttccccatcactttcctaactgcaaaaaggcCTGGGTTTTGATAAGTGTCATGCTAGAGTGACAGAGCATTTTGCATGTGCAAACCTGAGTTTCCTTGAATGCTCCCTTCAAAATTCTGGCAGCCCCGCATGATGCGCCCCGCATGATGGGTCTTTGGGGTTCTCCCACAGGAATTCCTGCTGTTGCAGACGGCGGACTGGTTCATGATGCACAACAACCGCCTCCGAGGTGGAAGCTACTGGGTTGGCCTGATCTACAACACGTCCGAAAATATCTGGAAGTGGGCCGACGGGACAAATCTGCACATCTGGGTGTGAGtccccctcctttttctgcaCGAGAAGCAAGGGTGTTTGATGTGTAATGGTTTTGCTACATATAATATTGATTTAATAAGAATCATGAAAAGACTGTGTCCTGTTGTGAGGGCTCTCAGAGATCTACACAAGTTCTTTGAGCGTGGGGAGTAGTTGCGTTGGCCAAGGGTCTCTCTGGTATTTTCTTACaacagtacagtcaaacctcggttctcgaacagCTCCATTTTCGAACGTTCCGGCTCCCGAACGTCGGAaccctggaagtaaatgctctggtttccgAACCTTTTTTGAAACCCGaacatccaacacagcttccgcttgagtgcaggaagctcttgcaaccaatcagaagccgcaccttggttgtcgaacgtttcggaagtcgaacgatcttccggaacggattacattcgacaaccgaggtttgaccaTACACACTATATATTTAGAAGAAACTCGTTGAAAAGAGGCGATACATCATTATTCCAAGCCAAGACATAAACAGTGGATGAAAAACTTGGAAAACGTTGACAGGCAAAATCATAATTGGGTGGAATTTGCCGCCCGTGGGGCTGTGTCCTTAAATAAGCTAATTAAAAACACAAGACCCGCCAGACAGTTGTGAAGCCCAAAAGGTCCACTTCCCCTCTGAGAACCCAGAGTTGGTGGGTCCGTTTCTCTGGTTATGAATAAAACCAGCCCATAATAGCAGATGCAGAAGCTCCCATGCAGCCTTGAGCTGCAACTAGGCAGGAAAAGgggcccctgactgttaggtccagtcgcggacgactctagggttgcggcattcatctcgctttactggccgagggagccggcgtacagcttccgggtcatgtggccagcgtgactaagccgcttctggcgaaccagagcagcgcacggaaacgccgtttaccttcccgccggagcggtacctatttatctacttgcactttgacgtgcttttgaactgctaggttggcaggagctgggaccaagcgacgggagctcaccccgtcgcagggattcgaaccgccgaccttctgatcggcaagccctaggctctgtggtttaaccctcagcaCCAGTAGCTGTTAGCAAATGCTTTAGTAGTAGCGCCTTGCTGTGCGAATTGCAGTTATCTCCCACGATCTCTGCTTGCAGAGGATTCTTCCCATTCGCTATGGTCCCAggaattgcattaaaaaataaaacaggctAAGGTTCCTTATCCCTAGCAGGACTGGAGCCTGGCAGAACATCTCCACCCCTGTGGACATCTGCGTCGCCATCAGCAAAGGCGACTCATCCAGCTATGAATGCAGCAACGAGTACCAGTGTCTGTGCAAGAAGTCGGTGGAATGAAGCAGGCAGTCCCCTGGGTCAAGGCACCCCTCTCTAGGGGCCCTCACGGAAACAGCACCCACGGAATCTCTCGTAAAGGGGCGCATCTTACCCTACGAATGCGCACGGTGTGGGCCTGGTGTCCTGGCCACTGTCTCTGCCAGGGCCACAAGCTGCTCTCTCTGCAACCGCTGGAGAAGTCATCTGCCTCTGCTAGCAAGATTCTGCCTCTGCCCCTTAAGACTTGCCCTTTCGCCTCGGCCTTCGGAGGCGTGCTGGGTGAGATCTGCCGAAATGCAAACTCCCCGTTTGCCGCTGAAATCCAATTGCGGCCGTTCCTTTTTACTGTTTGGCCGGCCTGGCCGTTGGGTTATTGATGTTTTCGTTGCCGTTCTCATGTGCTTATGGTAAACCACTCTGGGATCCTGACAGATGGAAGGGTGATCTGGAAGAGTAAGTCAAcagatgttaaaaaataaatgtgtattaTACTACCTCTGCAGCTCTCGGCCCGTTGATCTCTCTCGGGTTGCCCTGGGACAGATGTTGAGATCTTTCCTTTTATAGCCTTCCACCAGAGGCGGGAAGCCACAAATGTGGCCTGGCGGAGGAGACACTCTCTTCATGGGTCTTCTGCCAGCCCACCACGGCGAAATGTCTCTGCTCATCAGGGAGGAGTCCCTGGCAGTCATGTcattgcagatacagtggtaccttggttctcaaacttaatccattctggacgtctgttccaaaaccaaggcacgctttcccatagaaagcaatgcaacaagaagcaatgcaaaacggattaatctgttccagacttttaaaaacaacccctaaaacagcaatttgcacacgaaagctcataccaagaacaaactgagttggtctctaaggtgctaaggaattttttattttatttttattttgttttgttttgactatggcagaccaacacggctacctgcctgtaaatggattttactgtctaacgagaccactgatccataaaatgaaagcaataatcaatgtgctgtactacaaaaaaaaataagacagcattgtagatgataaaaattaaaattattacagtattttccccttacctgcactgatgatagtcattgtttggatggggggcttttatccatttccacaatcacacaatcaatcaattagtagctgaactgggttccacacagtcgcaaaaacaaattaaccgaaaaacccacaaaaacgcaaaataataaatagcaaagacaaaagcgccaaacttaatccgttccagaagtctgacttctgaaatgttcaaaaaccaaggcgcagcttctgattggtgcagctGCCCTGGAAGCAATAGCTGACAGCtgtgtcggacattcagcttgccaaaaacatttggaaaccggaacacttaacttctgggttttcggcatttgagaaccaaggcgtttgagaaccaagataccactgtatttatattgtGCCGTTTGAAGCGACTGGAAACATAAGAACAGGctcttttggaaatgaagcattgcCCAGGCCCCTACAAATATCATTCAAAATTCAACTGGCAgaacttttctttaaaagcagaatTGAAACATCCAATGTACGTCCAACATATCCATGCAATATCTTGCGCTGTCCAGCACGGACTCAACATCTTAGAAAATACGAAACAATCCAAATAGACCTAGATGCAAAGGTCTCTCTCTTGGGCTGCTAACTCTCATTCCATGTAGTTTGAGAGACAAAGGCAGCTCCCTTCAAAATGGACCGCTTTCATTTCACCTGTCAGATTTTGTTCCGGGGGAAATGGGGTTCGCCTTGCAGATGCCATCTTCAGTTCTGAATAAGACGCTGCAGAAGCGAACCCCCAAATTAAATCCCCCAAATTGTATCCTCACTGGGGCAAGAGGGTGCCCTATGCCAAGGGCACAGATTATGCttttagtccaggggtaggcaacctaagacccgggggccaaatctggcccaatcgccttcaaaATCCGGCCCGCCGAgggcccaggaatcagcgtgtttttttacatgagtagaatgtgtccttttatttcaaatgcatctttgggttatttgtggggcatgggaattggttcatttccacctccaaaaaatatatagtctgcccccccccacaaggtctgagggacagtggaccggcccatggctttaaaaggttgctgacccctgttttagacagGCCAGGAGCGCCCCAGATCCTGAGATTTCGGGACCCAGGCCTGAGACCCTCTGGTGAGTGGTGATGTCACCGGGCAGACAGGCCCCAATGATGTCATTAGGCAGGACACATTCAGCATCAAACTGAGTCACTGGGAGCACATCattaacattgttgttgtttagtcgtgtccgactcttcgtgaccccatggaccagagcacgccagggactccttcttccactgcctcccgcagtttggtcagactcaagttggtagcttcaagaacactgtccaaccatcttgtcctctgtcgtccccttctccttgtgccctccatctttcccaacatcagggtcttttccagggagtcttctcttctcatgaggtggccaaagtactggagcctctacttcaggatctgtccttctagtgagcactcagggctgatttccctaagaatcgatcggtttgatcttcttgcagtccatgggactctcaagagtctcctccagcaccagaattcaaaagcatcaattcttcaacgatcagccttctttatggtccagctctcacttccatacatcactactgggaaaaccatagaatcatagaatcatagagttggaagagaccccaagggccatccagtccaaccccctgccaagcaggaaacaccactgagcattcctgacagatggctgtcaagcctccgcttcaagacctccaaagaaggagactccaccacactccttggcagcaaattccactgtccaacagctctcactgtcaggaagttcttcctaatgtttaggtggaatcttctttcttgtagtttgaatccattgccccgtgtccgcttctctggagcagcagaaaacaacctttctccctcctctagatggcatccttttatatatttgaacatggctatcatatcaccccttaaccttctcttctccaggctaaacatacccagctctctaagccgttcctcatatagctttaactatacggacctttgtcggcaaggtgatgtctttgctttttaagatgctgtctaggtttgtcattgctttcctcccaagaagcaggcgtcttctaatttcgtgactgctgtcaccatctgaagtgatcatggaacccaagaaagtaaaatctctcactgcctccatttcttccctttctatttgccaggaggtgatgggaccagtggccatgatcttagtttttttgatgttgagcttcagaccatattttgcactctcctctttcaccctcattaaaaggttcttcaattcctcctcgctttctgccatcatggttgtgtcatcagcatatctgaggttgttgatatttcttccggcaatcttaattagcattttaaaaaatgcaaatgtcattaacatttaaaaaatgcaaatgagcAATATGTCCCTAGTTGGAAACCTGAGCTGAAGGCGGATGTTCACAGCCCCAGATGAAGCGATGGGTtgattgcatt is from Lacerta agilis isolate rLacAgi1 chromosome 10, rLacAgi1.pri, whole genome shotgun sequence and encodes:
- the LOC117054073 gene encoding natural killer cells antigen CD94-like, with amino-acid sequence MPLEPRPGGKVVPASSLRAKSQVVSAKSRPAEVRAPRKGPAFWSKSSPQLRRELPRAPSRPSWALHERIPGPPEFLGISSWWQISALLLVALSLALFCTQIILIYNSLTCSSCKGRWMQWGDSCYLHTSEPMPWRDCLSHCKSLKSSLLTGRTKGEMEFLLLQTADWFMMHNNRLRGGSYWVGLIYNTSENIWKWADGTNLHIWVTGAWQNISTPVDICVAISKGDSSSYECSNEYQCLCKKSVE